The following DNA comes from Candidatus Culexarchaeum yellowstonense.
TTCCCAATAACCATTGTTATCGCCATTGTTTCCCCCATGGCACGTCCCAAGCCAAGAACAATTGCACCTATAACTCCAGAACGGGCATAGCTCACCACGATTTTAGTAGTCTCCCATTTAGTTGCACCCAAAGCTATCATGGCCTCCCGCTGAGAATTGGGAACTGATGAGAATAGGTCACGCATAACTGAGGAAACTGTTGGGATTATCATTATGGCTAAAACTATTCCACCAGTTAAGACGCCGCCACCATAGATGGGTCCAGAGAAGAGTGGTGTGAAGCCGAAGGCTGCTTGTAGATATGGGTATACGTGGTCGCGTAGGAGGGGGATGAGCACAAACATCCCCCAAAGCCCATAGATAACGCTTGGAACTGCGGCTAAAAGCTCAACGAGGAAGGATAATGCAAACCCGAATCGTCTAGGGAGATATTCTGAGAGGGCTAATCCAACCCCGAGACTTATGGGTACACCTATAAGGAGGGCTATAGCTGACGTAACTAGTGTGCCAAGTATTAAGGGTAGGGCTCCGAAAACTTTGGAGATGGCTGGATCCCATGTGGTTCCCACAATGAAGTTTAAACCGAATGTTTGTATGGATAGCCAAGAACCCTCAACAAGCTCATATATCATTAAACCGAGGAGGATGAATATGCTTGAAGCTATTAAGGCGCTTACAAGCTTGAAAACATCATCCCCCCTAAAATGACCTTTAAATCGTGAATGAATCTTCAAATTTAAAAAATTATTGGGGATTGTAGGTGTCTTCTTGTGTATACCCATTTTTTATCGCCTGAAAAGCTGTTGTCCATTGAATGTTATCATGCGAATTGTCTCCTCATTGTGTGCCACGACATTTTGGGGTAGAGGTACATAGTATAGGTTGGTTGCATAGCTTTGTCCATCATGAACAGCCCACCATAGGAAATCCACTAAAGCCTTAGCCGTAGCTTCATCCATATTGGGTAAAACGTTCAACTCCTTATATACGAGGATGTAGGAGAAGCTTGTTATTGGGTAAGCCCCATATGCCTGTGTATTGTTTGCTAAACTATCCACTATTGAAACCTTTGACCAGCTTTCATCTCCCCTGGGAAGGGTTAAAGCAGCGTATTCCGCTGCCTTTGAGAAGGATTCTATGCTTGGTTCAATGAATTCTCCAGCTGCATTCTGAACATATCCATATGTCAAGTTATTCGTCTTTGCATATGTGTATTCAACGTAGCCAATGGAGTATGGCGTCTGCTGTACGAGGGCTGCAACACCATCATTCCCCTTTCCACCTAGACCGGTAGGCCAATTAACAGAAGTCCCCCTACCAACACGCTCCCTCCATTCTGAACTAACATCAGACAAGTAGCTTGTCCAAATATATGTGGTGCCACTCCCATCAGACCTACGCACCACGGTGATGGGTTTATCTGGAAGGTTCACATTTGGGTTTACTGCAACAATTTTTGGGTCATTCCACTTTGTTATCTTCCCAAGATATATATCTGCAAGTATCTCCCCAGTGAATTTAAGCCCCTTAGATATTCCTGGAAGATTGTATATTACGACAACTCCACCAATGGTTATGGGTATGTGTAGAGTGTTGGGGGCTTTTGAAGCTTGAGCCTCCGTTAATGGGGCGTCGCTGGCTGCGAAATGCACAGTCTTCTCAGTGTGCTGTTGTATTCCACCACCACTCCCAATCCCCTGATAGTTCACTTGAACGTTGGGTTTAATCTTATGGTATTCAGATGCCCACTTATCAATCAATGGGAATGGGAATGTTGCTCCAGCACCATTCAAAGTTACCGTAGGTTCACTCCTCATCAAATACTGATATGCGAAAACTCCCATGACAGCTATGGCAACTATTAGTATTGTAACGGCAACTCCACGCGCCATTTTCATATGTTTCCCTCCGCCTCCTATTTAGATTGATAAGATTTATATATTTTTCCCGAATAGAATATATAGAATTTGAATATCTATATAGGTGGTGATGTGAATGGAGGAGCATGTGGATGAAGAGACGAGGAGGATTCAGTTTACTGGGAAATCCACATATATAGTTTCACTTCCAAAGGAATGGGTTGTGTCGATGGGGTTGAAGGCTGGAAGCCTAGTAACGATAACCCGGCAAGATGGTTCACTCATATTAACCCCAAAGGAGGTGGCTAAACCTGCAACTCAACCCACAGAAGCCACAATCACCATTTCAAGTGGGGAAGACCCTGAAACAATAGTGAGAGCCATAATCTCCCTATACTTGGTGGGCTACAATTACATTACAATAAAGGCAAGGGAGGAGCGGATAAGCACCATGCAGAGGAACTTGATAAAGGAGTTGACGAGGAAAAAGTTGGTTGGCACAGAAATAGTATCCGAAACCTCTAATGAAATTAGGTTGCAGGTATTGGTGAGCTACCCAGAACTATCAGTTGAAAATGCTTTAAGACGCATGTGCATAATCGCCACCTCAATGCATAACGATGCAATGCAAGCATTGAAGAATATGGATAGGGAGCTTGCCGAAGAAGTAATCCAATTGGATGATGAAGTTGACAGATTCAGCTTCTACATAATACGCCAACTAAAATTAGCTGTACAAAATGTGAAGATAATAAGGGATATTGGACTCTCCAGCCCAAGGGATTGCCTAGGATACAGGGTAATTGTAAAATTTGTGGAGAGAATGGCTGATCACGCTGCAAGAATTGCGAAAAACGTCCTCTCACTGGAGGAAAAGCCAAGTGAATCAGTCCTCCAAACACTATACGAGATGAGCACATTCGCCCAAAACTTATTTGAAGATGCAATAAAAGCCCTATTCAAAAAAGACTACACCCTAGCAGATCAAGTCATATCCAAGACAAAAGCAATAGTAGCTCTTGAAGAGAAAGCATTAAAGGAGATACAATCAAAAACAAAACAGACAGACATCTCCAGCATAAGAATGATAACTGAAAGTATACGTAGGATAGCGGAATATGCAAGCGACATAGCAGAAATAGTCTTAAACCTAAATGTAAACCAGATAATCGCAACTTGACAAATCCACTACAACCGAGGATAACATAGATTTCAAATGCACCACCTTCCCTAAAAGAGTTATTAGAAATCTCGTCTGCGCAAAAGGATAAAAGCAATGCAAAGATAAAGGGGTATGGAGGGATTGATATGAGTCATAGGGAAATGATCCCCCTAGATGAAGCGAAAAGGGCAATTGCAAGCGTTAGCAGAAGAGTGGCATTACTACACATCTCATATGCTAAAGCAATAATTGAAGAACTTGGGGAAGAGAGGGGTTTAGAGGTCATTGCTAAAGCCATAAAGGATTATGGTGCTAGGATAGGTGAAAAGACTAGAAGGGAAGTGATGAGCCTAGGTTTGGAGCCAACCCCAGAAAACTTTAATGCTGGAGAAAGCTATAGGCTACCCCCATTCGGCATGCACGATAAAATCGAAACGGTGAAGGTTGATAATGAGCAGAGGGTGAGAACATATGGATGTATACTTGCAAAGGTATGGCAGGAGTATGGTGAAGAAAGGTTGGGACGCCTCTACTGCTACATGGACGTATCAAAATACATGGGCTACAACCCAAACTACAAACAAATACACATAAAAACCATCCCAGATGGACACTCATACTGCGAACTAACAATTAGACCCACAACAGAAGAAGAAAGAAGAATCTTCCTAAGGGGAAAGGGGAAGGATTGGCTAAGTATAGACAAGTAACTTCCATTTACATTTTAAACTAAATGTGAGGAGGGTTAAAGAGCATGGAGGCTAACTTAATTCGAAGGGGGTTAGAGGAGCTTATTAAGAGTATTGACCTTGAATTGGCAAGAACAGAAGTTAGGTTAACGATGATTGCCGAAAAATTTGGCTTAAAATCATGGAGGGAGCTTGAGGAATTCTTTAAAAGAGGGGTAGATAATCGGGAAATTGATCTTGCTTGGGTTGAGTATCGCTATCTAAAGGACAAATATGAATCCCTATTAAAGGATGGGGAGAAGGTTTTACAGCTTCTTTTAAATTCCAAAAGCTAACTCCAAAAACTTCCAAACCCCCAGAACTATTAGGATTATGCCTGAAAGGATTGATGGAAGTCTTCTATTCAAACTCCTTATCCAGCTACTTAGGAGTGTTGCGAATAATATTAGAATGGTGTTTGCCAAGATTACTGCCACTATTATCCATAAAATGGGGATTCCTAGAAATGGGTAGCTGACTCCAACAGCCCCTTCATCAATACTCCCCAAAACACCAATGACGGACAATGCTAAAAAGGATGATGCCTTTTCCTTCATCCATTTTGGCTGCTCATTTTCGAAGGCTTCTTTAATAGTCCATACTCCAACACCTGTAAAGACAATTAAAATCAGCCAGGCACTGAAGGATATAACCCACCCATATATTGCCAATCCCACAAGCCAACCCAGCAAAGGCAGTAAAGCTGATGATATGGAGAATGCAACCGCTATTTTACATGCATTAACTATTAACCTCCCAAAAGTTCCACCTGGCATTAGTAGGCTTAAAGCAAAGGCAAGACCAAAATCATCCAAAGATAGCCCCAAGGACAACAAGGTAAGAGTCAAATAATCCAATGTACTCACTCATAATATTCAATTATAAACATGCCTTAAACCTTTCCCCAAATCTCCTTCAAAATAAAAAAATGGAGGGTTAATTTGTGTGTTAGAAGGGTAGTTTGTATTGCTTCACAACTATGTCGTCTATCTTCAGTTTTTCTAAGATTCTTATTGGTGCTTGAAGGGTTACTTGCACTATGCCTGGTAATCTCCCTATCTCCACAGCTCCACTAACAGTTACCCTGTTCCTTACCTCTTCAATGCTCATTCCAAGTAGTTTTGAGGCTCTTATGAAGCCTTTCATAGCTGCTTCGTTTATGGTTGGCCCTGAACCTATTATCTGTATGGGTGCCACGGGCTCTGCTTCCACATTTAATTTCCTAGCTAAATTTAATATGTGATCCCACTCATCCTTCCTCCAAGGTTTAGCTATTGGTGGTAGGTCTTCTTCTGGTGGGAGTAGTATTGGGCCGTCTAAATTCAAGTTCTTGATAACTGAGACTTCAACTATACTCTTGGCTGCAACGTCTGTTGTGTGTCCAGCTACTTCACCATCCCCCTGCATTGCATGGGCATCCCCAGCATAGATTCCCCCACCCTCCACCTTGACTGGAACTATTAAGACGGCACCCTCCCTAACGGAATTCACATCTAAATGTCCATCTGTAAGCTTGGTTTCATAATCCTCCTTAGTAATAGCGTAGGGATGGGGGGCATTAACAAGGAACCATCCGAAATCACCAGCATTATGCGAATCAGGTATGTCAATTGCAGGTGTGCTACCCAATTGACCTAGGAATGGCTTCATCCTTGCCGCTAACCCCACAACATCACTCTTACCCAGCACTAGAACGGGAACTTGCTTAGAATTCTTTGGTAGAGCAGCCCACTCCCATGCATTTCTAGCTATCTCCTCAGCCATCCTCTTGTCAACAGTGATTCCAACACCTAAATCCAAATCAAACACCATTGTGTAACCATTAACCATTATGAATGGGGATGATGGAGCCCCACACTTCCTACACTTAACAGCATTATCCCCTATACCATCCACATAGAAATCTGGCCACGGCTCATTACATGAAGGACACTTCTTCATCACATAAGGGTCACCAACATAGCTACCGGGACGCGCCACATCAACACCTGAGGAAGAGGCTTTAGAAAGCACCTTCACACTCAATATGCGAACTGCTATTGCATCACCAACCCTAGCCCCATCCACAGCCACAGGGACATTAACCTCATGCCCCCCTCTTATATTGGGAGTTATCATAGGACCCCAACAACCAGGAGAAGTAACAAACACTATCATACCACCATCAGCAACAGGCCCCAGCATCTTAGCATGCGGCCCAATAATACCATTAGTCTGAACATCATTATACAATTCATTTACAACAGTCAAAAACGCCACCTGAAATATAACTTTAGCATGTGAAGAATATTTATTCCTTTGTAAATATATCGTTTAGATTAATTCTTCCTCCACCTTTATCATCATTTGGCTTTGAATGCTACGTTTAGGCTGCTTAGTAGTGGCTTGTATGGTGTGAGTGTGATGGTGTCTCTGTAGGCGTTGGTGAATTGCCATCCATTCTCCTCAGCCAGTTTCACTAGTTCGTGAAGTGTATATACCCTCAGTTTGAATGACATTTCATCTATGAATATTAGGTCTCTGCCAACCCTCCTATAGAATGTCCATGTATTGGTCATCACTGCTTTTAATGGGTCAAATACGGGCTTCTCTACACAGATCAGTTCATCATCTACCTCATTGAAATAGCTTATGCCAGTTCCAAGGAGTCCAGCTCTCAGTATGGTTGAATCAAAGCTTACAGTGTTTAGTATGAGCAGATATCCATTGTCACGTGTGATTCTACGAATTCTCCTCAATATGTCTGCGTCAACAGATTCATCATAATACCCTATTATCGTAGTCCAGTACATTATGGTGGCATCAAACTTTACGTTTCCATTAAGCTCTTCATCTATCCTCCTAGCATCACCAGTTCTAAAGTTAACTTTATCCTCAACTCCATGCATCTTCGCCTTCTCAAAGGCATCCCTAATAAACACTGGTGAAACATCCACGCCCACAACCCTATAACCCAATTTAGCTAGATTCACAGCCATCCTCCCATTACCACATCCAAGATCAAGTATTAGAGAACCCTCCCCCAAACCGAGAGACTCCAATATCCTCTTCACACCCAAAGCCTCCACATCTGCCTTCTCCCACCTCTTATTAAGCATTCTAAGAAACAACTCCCCCTTATCAATGAAAAACTCATTTATCCAATTCTTAGAGTTACTCAAAATGGTCACCATAAAATCAGTGTGGATCTATATAAAGACATGGTTATCTCTCCTCAGAAGCCTCCCCCTCTCTTCTTGCAACTCTCTTATCATCTGATATACTGTTTCCTTAGCCTCTCTGTCTACACCAAAAAGATTTTCCAATGGAATTATTGGGACAAGTAATATTCCCCCATCAGTCTCTATGAACTTCACATGAGACCCCTTCTTCAACCCATACTTCCTTCTAATCTCAGCTGGAATCGTCACAGTACCTTTCCCGGTTATAGTATAAATCAAATCGTTTTTCACCATACTTATGTGCTAAAAAGTATTTTACATTTAAACCTTCTCAATACTTGAGTTTCTCTATTGTTTTCTCCTCTCAACTTCCTTAACGTATTCATGTAGCTTTCTTTCCATGTCTTTGTCTAGGGGTGGAGGTTGATGTTCCTTGAGGATCCTCTTAACTTCTTCCCTTGCAATTTCCCTTAATTGTTTTGCACCAGCTTTAAGCCAAACGTCATAGGGTTTTGTATCGATTATTTTTGGGATGAAGTGTTCTCTTCTAAGATGCTCCCTCGTATGTTTTTGTGCTAGGAAGTTTCCTCCTGGACCAACCTTATCAATTACATCGACAGCTAATGTTTCGTCGGAAACTTCTACCCCTCTCGCCAGTCGCTCAATCATCCCCAGGAATTCGTGATCTGTTATGATCTTCTCATAGGATACTGAGAGTGAGAAGTCTAAGGCTCCAACAGCATATGTGATGAAGTTGAATCCTGCTAGGACTGCTAAGGTTAGGTTGAATGCCGTTTCATAGCCAGCCTGTATATCAAGTGTTTTGGAATCTGTGTTGCCAGCTGCCCCCCTGCATGGGAGATTGTACATTCTCGCTAATTGTGCTAGGCAGGCGTGCATGATTCCGAGCTCCGGCCCGCCAAGCCTCGTCATGGTGGTCTTCATATCCATAACTGTGGATACAACACCATATAGTACTGGTGTTCCAGGGTTTATTAGTTGTGTTAGGGTTATCATTGAAAGCACTTCAGCATTATGTTGCACAATTGTGCCAGCCAATGTTACAGGGCCAGTTGCGCCAGACATTATTTCCGGAGATGGAATCACAATTTGCCCCAACTTAACATACTCCATCATCCCCTCAATCATCACTCCATCCCATTGTAGTGGGCTTGTGGGGTTGACCATGCATAGAAGCATTGGCTTCCTCCTAAGCTCCTCTTCACCTCCAGCAACCATGGATATCATGTTTAGGCAATCCCTAGCTACAGTAGTCCCCCTCATTCTACCCCTAATGGGTTTACCTGTATTCTTAATTTGAAGTAGCATTGCATAAGCGTGGTAAACGTGATCTGGAACATCATTTATTTGAACAGCCCCATACCCATCATCAATCCTCTCCAAATAATCCATGATTCGCACAATGTTTTCAAAATCCTTCACAGTGGCGTTTCTCCTCAACCCAGTTTCCAAATCATAGACGAAGGCTGGGGTGCATACGGGACCAAAATGTACTCTGTCATCCTCAAAAACTATCGTCTTTTTCGGGTCTATTGCATGCCACATGACTCTGCTTGGAGCCCTCTTTAAAGCCTCCTTAACCAAATGATTGGGAATGTAAACTTTTTGAGCCTTATAATCCACATGAGCACCTGCACCCTCAAAAACCTTAAGGGCCTCCTCATGCTTAAAGACAATGCCAGTCCTCTCCAAAACCTCAAGGGAAGCATTATGCACCTTTTCAAGGTCATCCCTACTAAGCAACTCAAACCTAGGCACATTCAATTTAATCATTCAAACACCCACCAACCCTGCCAAATTACTTATATGTATGTTTACAAAATTTAAAAGGCTTTCATGCTTTTATGGGGATTCAATAAATTTTAGGAATTAAGTTTTGGGATTTATATGTCAATGATCATTGACTCATCAGTCAATGTTGATAGGATTAAATGGGCGTTATTGGAAGTTTGTATTAGTGAATTGTGATGGTAATGGTGATTAAATGGTTTGAATGGAAATTCATGCAAAAATGTCAAAATCTAAATTTTCAGGGAGTACTATATGTTGGAGGGGTAATTTATGAGTTCAAGTGACTTGTTTGAGGCAGTCTCCCATCCATTGCGAATTGAGATCATTAAACTGTTGGCTAAGGGTCCTAAACGTTTTGCCGATATTAAGAGGGAGTTGAAGATTGATAGTAGCGGTCTTCTAGATTTCCATTTAAAGAAGCTTGATGATCTAATTTCAGTGAATAATGAAGGATTCTACGTTTTAACTGATAAGGGGGCTGCAGCACTTCAAGCCATTGAAACCATATCAAGATATGGTTGGCAGAGGAGAGCCTGGTACATAAACCTCCTATTTAACATTATAATGAACATCTACGTTCTACTAACAATGCCAGAATATCTCCCATACACAATAACCATATCAGTGGCATGGATGACATTCTACAGCTACCTAACATTCATTAAAAGACGCATATCCATTAAACCCAGATCTTAAGAGAAACACATAATCCACATTTACTAAAAAGTGCTTATTTGACGTTTAGCTAAATTATGACTCTTCTGATCCTTGAGTTTTAAATACTTTATTCATAAATTGTTTATTGATAAGTATGCCAGAAGAAATTTACATGAAGAAGGAACACCAATCCATTTTGCTAAGAACTCTCGGGGACTCCCCAAAACTGAGGATAATATATTTCTTCCTAGACAACCCGTTGTTCGACTTCACCAAGAAGGAAGTTATTGAAGCTCTGGGGATGAGTAAGCAAACCTTCTACAAGTACTTTGAAGATATAGAGAAGTATGGCATAGTGAAAGTTTCCAGGAAAATAGGTAGAGCAAAACTCTATAGGATAAACCTCGAGCATCCATTGGTGAGCATGCTAAGGGAATATGAAACAAAGGTATCAATGCAAATAGCGGAGGAGGAAGCCAGGAAAGTAAATGTTACAGCAAAAACTTAGTTCAACTTATATTGGGAATTGAAAACCCATACTTTGTCGCTTCATTTTCAACCTTATCTTTAATCCTTTCAAAGCCTTCTAACAAATAATTTTCTAACTCATTTTCCACTGACTATTCCATGGGGATTACCCTTCCCTAAACTTCTTAAGCTCATTCTCAAATAACAATGTTTATAAGCTATTCCCAATAAACAGGGGAGATATGTGAGGTTTAAGTAATGACGCAATGGACTGAGGATGAAGTTAAGAAGCTGAGTGCTGTGATCTTAGGAAGAATCTATGAAGATTTAAAACAGTTGGATGCTAAGAAGATTCTATTGCTTTGTAGTGGTGAGGGTGATGTTGCCTTCTGGCTTGCGGGGAAGGAAAAGGACTTCAATGGAAGAATTATGGGATTAGAGCTTGATGAGGGATGCTTAAAAAGGAGCTTGGAAAGATTAAGGGAAATAGGGTTGGAAGGCATCATAGAATTTCATAGAGCTGAGAAACATAGGATTCCATTTCCTGATGAAGAGTTTGATGCTTTAATCAGTGAATTCATAATATTCCCCACACCTACACCAACAGAGATAGGGCAAGTTGAGATGGCTCGTGTATTGAGGAGAGGTGGGAAGATGATACTAACAGACGTTATTGCCACAAAGAGAATTCCAGAACACGTTGGAAATGAACTCAAATCAATAGGTCTCAATTACCTATGCTATGCCACCAAAAACGACTTCAAGGAATGGATGACAAGTGCAGGCTTGAAGAACATAGAAATCGTTGACCTTACACCTCAATTAAAACAGATATGGGAAGAACGCTACCACAAAAACACAATTCCTGAACATAGGGAAGGCTACCATTACCTTTTAAATAGCGAATTCCGTTTAGGAGAAACTATATTCTACATTTACGTCAAAGGAGAAAAATTGTGACATTAGAAAATGGGGAGGCGTATAAAATGTCTGAAAGTCGGGTTACTTTAGGCTTATTTGAAAAATACCTCACTTTATGGGTTATTCTCAGCATGATTGTCGGCTTCCTTCTGGGCAAGTTCCTCCCAGAGATTGGTTCATGGATTGAGTCCCTTCAAGTTGGGGATATATCGATTCCCATGGGGGTATGCCTATTCCTCCTCATGTATCCAACCATGGTGAACATAGAGTTTGGGGAAATCGTGAAGGCAGCCAAATCTCCAAAACCCGTAATTCTCACATTGATAGGTAACTGGGTTGTGGCTCCAGCTCTTATGGCTTTGCTAGCCCGCCTATTTCTAAGCAACTATTCAGAATATACAGCGGGTGTTATCCTGCTTGGGATAGCCCCATGCACGGGTATGGTTCTATTTTGGATTCTTTTGGCGAATGGCGATGTAGCTAAAGGCGTTGTGATAACTGCGATAAACGCTTTATCAACCCTCATACTTTATGCGCCTCTGGCAGCCTTCTACCTTGGAGTTGGAGGTATTCCTGTTCCAATAACCCCAATAGCGGAAAGCGTTATTCTCTTTGTTGGGTTACCCTTAATAGTTGGGCAAATGTCAAGGAAAGCTCTCATTATGAGGAGAGGAGAAGAATGGTTTAATAACAGATTTCGTCTACTGATAGGGGACATTGCAGCTTTGGCATTGCTTACAACAATCATAATACTCTTCTCCTTGAAGGGGGAAATAATCGTCAATGAACCCTTCATTGTAGGATTAATCTCCATACCATTAATAATACACTTCTTTACAATGGCCACACTTTTCTACGTAATACCTTGGCTTCTAAAATTCAGCTATGAAGACGCTGTAACAATAGCTTTCATAAGCTCAAGCACTCAATTTGAAGTTGCAATAGCCACCGCCACAGTGGTATTTGGCGCAGGTTCCGGAGCGGCCTTAGCAACAGTAGTGGGACCTTTATGGGAAGTTCCATCCATGCTAACATTCGTGAAATTAGCCTTAAAAACCCAAAAATATTTCTCTCATAATAATGTTAACTAAT
Coding sequences within:
- the arsB gene encoding ACR3 family arsenite efflux transporter, coding for MSESRVTLGLFEKYLTLWVILSMIVGFLLGKFLPEIGSWIESLQVGDISIPMGVCLFLLMYPTMVNIEFGEIVKAAKSPKPVILTLIGNWVVAPALMALLARLFLSNYSEYTAGVILLGIAPCTGMVLFWILLANGDVAKGVVITAINALSTLILYAPLAAFYLGVGGIPVPITPIAESVILFVGLPLIVGQMSRKALIMRRGEEWFNNRFRLLIGDIAALALLTTIIILFSLKGEIIVNEPFIVGLISIPLIIHFFTMATLFYVIPWLLKFSYEDAVTIAFISSSTQFEVAIATATVVFGAGSGAALATVVGPLWEVPSMLTFVKLALKTQKYFSHNNVN